A region of the Dickeya chrysanthemi NCPPB 402 genome:
GATGACGGGTGGATTTGTCAAGGCGATAGCCGCACGGCGGCAAACAATCTTCATCCATAACTTTACTCAGTTATAGCCGGGTACGTTGCTGAAACAGGCGATTGATGACCTCTGTGTTGTAAAACGGTCTGTTTATGGCGGAAATTGCTATAAAAGTGTAAGAAAGCTGTGAGAAGGTGCAATTAGTCTGGTTATCGAACATCTGATGTGAGGAGGCATGATGCAGTTATCTACTACACCAACGCTGGAAGGACACGTCATTGAAACTTACTGTGGCGTGGTGACGGGAGAAGCTATCCTCGGCGCCAATATCTTTCGGGATTTCTTTGCCGGCATTCGCGATATCGTCGGCGGCCGTTCCGGTGCCTATGAGAAGGAGCTACGCAATGCACGACAGATAGCGTTTCGCGAAATGCAGCAGCAGGCTCAGGAACTGGGGGCGAATGCCGTCGTCGGTATCGATATTGATTATGAAACGGTAGGTAAAGACGGCAGCATGCTGATGGTGTCCGTCAGCGGCACAGCGGTCGAGGTCCGCCGCTTATGAATCGCCCGGTTATCGGGCCGGCATGGCGGAGCGCGGTCTTAGTTGTGCTGACGCTGCTGGCGGGCTGCCAGACGCGTGAACGTTATGTTGATGAGGGGGATTATCAACTGGATCTGTCGTCTCCGGCTATCAGCCGGGGGGAGCGGGTTCGTTTTCTGGTATTTCACTACACGGCTGAAGACCTGAGCACTTCGTTGGAAACGCTTACCACTGGCCATGTCAGTGCACATTATTTGGTGCCGGCGTATCCGCGGCAGGTCAATGGTAAGCCCGTCGCGTGGAAACTGGTGCCGGAGTCGCAGGCGGCCTGGCATGCTGGCGGCAGCTACTGGCGAGGTTACAGCCAGTTGAACGCGACATCTGTCGGTATCGAGCAGGAAAACCCCGGCTGGCGTCAGACCGCGTTGGGTACCTACTGGTGGCAACCCTATACGCCGCAACAGATTACGTTGGTAACCCGCCTGGCCCGCGACATCATTGCCCGTCATCATAATATTGCGCCGCAGAATGTAGTGGGGCATAGCGATATCGCTCCCCAACGCAAGGTCGACCCGGGGCCGTTGTTTCCCTGGCGTCAACTGGCGCTGGCGGGAATTGGTGCCTGGCCGGATGCACAACGCGTCCGCTTCTATCTGGGAGATAAACAGACATATACACCGACAGACAGAGGCGCGTTGCTGAAGAAACTGGCGTGTTATGGCTATGAGGTCAACCCGGGCATGAGCGAGGATCAGCAGCAGCGCGTCGTGGCGGCATTCCAGATGCACTTCCGGCAACAGCGTTATGACGGCAACGCCGACGCCGAAACTGAAGCGATTGCCGACGCATTGCTGGAAAAATACGGCGGGTCCTGCAAAGGGGCGACATGATTTAGCCCCATCAACAGGCATCAGTGTTATGGTGAGCGCGATGAGCCTGAAAACCGGTCGTTCGACTTATTCGGCCACACAGGCGTCATCGCGCAGAGGGGGTTAGTCGTTATCGGGCAGGCGATGGATATCCAAACGCTCCGCTTCCTGTGCCAGCGCGGCGATACGGCGCGCCATGCCGCGAAATATGAACAGATGCGCCGGCATCATCAGGAACCAATAACCCAGCCCGTTGCAGCCTGCCGGATGCCACCAGGCGCGAACATCCAGTACGCGGTAGGTTCCGCGGTCGTCAATCGAGAACGCCAGTCGCCCAAGTCCGGGCGCTTTCATACCAAACAACAGTACCAGTTGCTTAAGGGGCTTCACGCGGATGACTTTCCAGCCGTGCACGAGATCGCCTTCGATCAGCGTAGCCCGATTCGGGCGTTGGTAAATCACCTGATTACCGCATAAATCATCTATTTTGGCCCGGATTGCCCACAATATATTGGCGTAGAAATAGCCTTCCTTCCCGCCGATATTCTGCACTACTTGCCACAGCGCCTGACTGCTGGCATCGGTCTTGTGGCTGTAACCGGCTTGTTTAGGATAGAACGCGTAGTTAGGGCGCCAGCGTGCCTGGACTTCCGGGTCATATCCCCAGTCGGGGTGTTGCGCGGCGGCTTTTTCATCATCCAGCGTCGCCCGTACCGCGTCGTCAAATCCCAACAGCCGTTGTGGAATCAGGCGACGCAGCTCGCTATCGTCCATCGGCAAATCATGTCGTAACCCTTGTACCAGCGCCCGAGCGGTGGAACTGGAGACCGAGGTAACCAAATTCAGAAACCAGGCTGATACCAATCCGGTCGGTACGGGAACCGGTATCAGCAGGCGACGTTTACCCGTAATGCGGATAAAGCGTTCGAACAAGGTTTGATAACTGAGGTATTCCGGCCCGGCGGCGTCAAAAATCCGATGTCGGGCCGCGGGGTGATGCCTCAGCTCCGTCAGATACGTAAGCAGGTTTTCCAGTGCGATAGGCGCGGATTTTGAGCGTACCCAGCGCGGCGGTGTCAATACCGGCAAATTGTTCACCATGTCGCGCATAATTTCGAACGCGGCGGAGCCTGGGCCGACGATGATGCCGGCGCGCAGTTCGGTGACGGGAATATTGCTACTGCGCAGAATATCGCCGGTCAGTTTACGTGCCTGCATATGAACGGACGGCCGGTGTTCGGATTGCGCTGAACCTAAATAAATAATCTGGCGAACCCGACTGGTGCGTAGCACCTGGCGCAGGTTTTGCGCCGATTGGTATTCCCGCTCCAGAAAATCGGCGCCATCACCCATGCTGTGCGCCAGATAGTACAGAGTATCCGCCTGCCATAGTCCTTCCGGCAGCGTATACGGCTTCATCAGGTCCACATATTCACAGCGTACGCCGGGAAGATTCAGCGCCGCCAGCGAATCGATATGACGTGACGCGGCAATGACCGATTGTCCTTGACGGCTTAGACATGTCAGCAGATGCCGGCCAATATAACCACTGGCGCCAAGGATGAGAATCGGGGCGGGTTTGACGGTCATCATGTGTTTTTGCTCCTGCCACAACAGCGCGATTGATACTGCAGCGGTGTCCCTGTCGATGTTCACGCCCGCAATACATTAAGCCTGACAATACACTAAACCTGGTAATAGCTGCATTCAGCTTAGCAGTAATACCTATGACACAGCGTAGATT
Encoded here:
- a CDS encoding heavy metal-binding domain-containing protein; this encodes MQLSTTPTLEGHVIETYCGVVTGEAILGANIFRDFFAGIRDIVGGRSGAYEKELRNARQIAFREMQQQAQELGANAVVGIDIDYETVGKDGSMLMVSVSGTAVEVRRL
- a CDS encoding N-acetylmuramoyl-L-alanine amidase — its product is MNRPVIGPAWRSAVLVVLTLLAGCQTRERYVDEGDYQLDLSSPAISRGERVRFLVFHYTAEDLSTSLETLTTGHVSAHYLVPAYPRQVNGKPVAWKLVPESQAAWHAGGSYWRGYSQLNATSVGIEQENPGWRQTALGTYWWQPYTPQQITLVTRLARDIIARHHNIAPQNVVGHSDIAPQRKVDPGPLFPWRQLALAGIGAWPDAQRVRFYLGDKQTYTPTDRGALLKKLACYGYEVNPGMSEDQQQRVVAAFQMHFRQQRYDGNADAETEAIADALLEKYGGSCKGAT
- a CDS encoding DUF2867 domain-containing protein, which gives rise to MMTVKPAPILILGASGYIGRHLLTCLSRQGQSVIAASRHIDSLAALNLPGVRCEYVDLMKPYTLPEGLWQADTLYYLAHSMGDGADFLEREYQSAQNLRQVLRTSRVRQIIYLGSAQSEHRPSVHMQARKLTGDILRSSNIPVTELRAGIIVGPGSAAFEIMRDMVNNLPVLTPPRWVRSKSAPIALENLLTYLTELRHHPAARHRIFDAAGPEYLSYQTLFERFIRITGKRRLLIPVPVPTGLVSAWFLNLVTSVSSSTARALVQGLRHDLPMDDSELRRLIPQRLLGFDDAVRATLDDEKAAAQHPDWGYDPEVQARWRPNYAFYPKQAGYSHKTDASSQALWQVVQNIGGKEGYFYANILWAIRAKIDDLCGNQVIYQRPNRATLIEGDLVHGWKVIRVKPLKQLVLLFGMKAPGLGRLAFSIDDRGTYRVLDVRAWWHPAGCNGLGYWFLMMPAHLFIFRGMARRIAALAQEAERLDIHRLPDND